TGGGTCCCTGTTCTCTTGCTCCCTGGCTCTCTCTACACTCGACTTTTCAGCCACTTTTGACAATAGGTGTCAGAACATTTACTCCCCGCTCCTGCCTTCAGCCAGTGTCCAGCATGGGTGGAGAAGGCCACCTAAGATCAGCGCCCTTTTTGATAAGACACCCTGGCTGGTCCCGTGACAATGGCCAGTGACCTgggctggccctgcccacaccagccgGGTTGGCAGCTGCCCAGGGATGAGGTGAGACATCTGgtctctctcccatcccctggctcGCTCTCACCCCCATCTCTTCCTCCCACAGAAGCTGAAGGAGGAGATTGCGCAGGTGTTTGCAGAGATAGATTGCTTCCAAATCACAGAAGAGAGGTGAGGATCCAGCCACATGCCTGCAGGGAGGTGGCGATTGCATGGGTGTTCCTCTGGTGCATAGGTGGCATGGCTCTTCTTCAGGGTGGAGAAGGAaccacccctagctggagcctttccattgacatcagtgggctttggcgcATGTCCCAGGAGAGGGGAATCTTTCTGGACACAGGAGAAATTATGGAGACAGCTCGCTTGCGtgcgcactctctctctcatgaGATTTCTCTTTACTAGAGAGCAGTGAGGTCAGTAAAACACCAGCCCCTTGAGAGATTCCAGGCTCCATGGGGGTTAACACCCCTGCCTTAGGATGGACACATTCTAAGGCAGGGGGTGGCTTCTCTTCTTGGCCCTGGAGCAAGCCAGAGCTGAGATGTGGGAACTCCTGTTGGGAACttagccccactcctgccccaccctggagGGGAATACAGCTGGCTGCTTCTCTTTGTGCCAGGCTTGATTCTCCACCTTTGCATCTGCAGCAAAATGGTCCAGAGGGACAAAGATCTGTGCATGGGCCGGAAGAAATTCAACATGGACCCCACAAAGGTAAGGTGTACTGTTCCGACTGCTGCTTGTTGGCATCCCATATGGACCCCTCTTTACTATAGATCAGATGCGAATTACCCACTCCAAAGACATTCATTCTGCCATCAGGGCAGACACACGCAGGGTGGGTCCCAGGAACGGGCGATGAGGTGGAGGTAGGCTGGTTTCTCAGCCTGACATAGCACTGCCAGGCCATGCCTTGCACCAGGATATCTTCTGAGAGCTCTGAGCAATGCTGCCTCCCCATGACACATTGTGCTGACACGTGTCAATCAAAGCACCCCAAAGCAGAAGAGaaatgggaggaggagagacagggccatgggatattagatggggtgggatctgaattacccaggaaagaattttctgtagtatctggctggtgaatcttgcccatatgctcagggtttagctgatcgccatatttggggttgggaaggaatttttctccagggcagattggaagaggccctgggggtttttcgccttcctctgtagcatggggtgtgggtcacttgctggaggattctctgctccttgaagtctttaaaccacgatttgaggacttcaatagctcagacataggtgagaagtttttcgcaggagtgggtgggtgaaattctgtggcctgcgttgtgcaggaggtcagactagatgattataatggtcccttctgaccttagtatctctgaatctatgaatctagggcCAGACTTAATCCAGCCACTAACTCTTCTGTCTGTCAAGGGAGCCCAAGTCCAGAGAGCCCCTAgcccaggctctctcacccccgtCAGCTGATTCCTCTAAAACCCATTCCTGGGTTGGGAGGGAGGTCACCCAACAGGATGTGAGGCTTTCTCGCACTCAGAGCAGGCCCGGCCAGGCCAAGCAgcccctgctgctggcctgggaatGAGAGTCTAAGACTTGGACTGCAAAGCAAGTCTGGGTCTCCCACCCACTGGAtaactccctccacccccacccccggcgcGACccgcactccccaccccaccatcagGGGACTCAGAGCAGGGTGTAAAGGCAGAGGTGAATGTGAATAACAAGAAGCGGctgctttctctcccctcccctgctctgctggaCCACTCAGTCTGCAAAGAAAACCACAAGCTGCAACAGTAATATCAGCCCCCATCATTTTAACCACAGCAACTGTCTCACTGGCTCCGGCTCAACCGCTGCTGCTCTGACCAACTTTCCATCACGCCTCCGCCCCCTCCAACTAGGACACATAAGAGGACCCTCCAGCAGAGCCGGTGCtaggcagactaagcaattgcttagggtccCGAGCAGCTCCAGGGGCCCCCATATTccctttttattatgtgttgtattgggggggggggatattccTGCTTCAGCCCCCAGTGGGCTAACACTGCCTCTGCACTTCTGTACCATCACAGCAACTGCAGGCACTACCCACCAACCCACCAAAGGGTGAGCACAGTCTGGGTGACATTCACTCCAGAGTACCGGCAAACCAGCATTAGGACTCCTCTCTATTTACCTCCCGCCTGGCAATCCAGCCCCTTGCGGTCTCTTATGTAGAGTTAAATCAAGCCCTGTTTTGAGGCCCTACGTGGGACTTTAGTGATGCCTGGTCTTTGTCCTGGTCCCTGTGCGCAGAGGAGGATTGCACCCACAGATAGTGCAGACTCCGCCCAGGGGTGCCAGGGCGGGAGAGGGGCAGTGGGTGTTactctgggacagagatgttTGGGAAAACgtagagtgagctgtagctcacgaaagcttatgctcaaataaattggttagtctctaaggtgccacaagtcctccttttctttttgcgaagacagactaacacggctgttactctgaaacctgtagaggGAGctattttccattggaaaacgCAGCTCTGTCGaaatcaaaatgcttcacaaaatCATGTCGATTTCATCAAAATTCTGTTTCAGAGAaaaaaaggtgtgggggggggaagggaggggagttccAACGGTGTTGAAACACCCCATTTGGACCCTTTCAGAAtggaatgtttccatttttccttttgaaaagatGTTTCGTTTCGGAATGTTTTAAACTGTGCATGGTGCTGTACATTATAATAGAatatgcctttttaaaaacagtcagAATGGAACCAAACCAATTTTGTGGGCACGAAAAATTTTGATcgacccaaaatgaattttttgggggggaggggggtgtaatTTTCTTCTgcggagaattttgaaattttggggtTCCATTGGAATGAAACAAAGACAAACGTTGAAATCTCAGAATCCTGCTTGAAACGGACTTTCCGTTCTCCGCACAGCTCTGCTCAGGAACCTGGCAGCACCCCGACAGTAGGTTTCTCGGGCCGGGCCAGGATCGGGAGGGGGATGGGTACAGCATTAGCACCCATGTGGAACATGAGGGGAGGGATTAAGATAGCAAGTCTAGCTGTGTGCTCCCCAGCTGCGTtccaagggggagggggagtagctGGATTTGGGAGGAGGCCTGTAGAGCTGGGGAAACATGATGTCCAGAGATGACTGGGCTGGACCCCCCATTAAATTGTCCTTCCCCGGCCCCCCAGACCCTCCTCACTCACAGCCTGGGTGTGCTTTTCCCTCAGGGGATCCAGTACTTGACCGAGCACAAGGTGCTGTCCTCAGACTTGCGAGAGATCGCCAGGTTCCTCTACAAGGGAGAAGGCCTGAACAAGACAGCCATTGGGGATTACCTGGGAGAGAGGTGAGTCTCCCCCAGCTGATCCAGCTCTCTTAGGCCTTAGGCCCAATTTCTGCCGCCAGTGTAGCTGAACTGTAGCAACCCCTAGCGTAGACAGGCAGAGCTGCGACTTGCACTGAGGGAGCTCGGCCCTGCTTGAAAGGGAGATAAGCCCTGTATAGCTCAGCTTCCGGCTGTTTACCCTGTAGATCCAAGGGGTTAGCACTGGGGCAGCTGCACTAGTTGCTGATGGCTGTACTTGGGGCAAACCCCCGGTGCAGAAAAGGCATCAGTGTAACAACGTTGCCAAGGGTCCTGGTGtctttttgtgggggaaggggagctgaattttgaaagcagggagagggggtgtgCAGAGCTGTTCCTGGGGGAATCGGAGCTCTGAGGGGTctgagcccagctctgctctaggTCACATAGTAAGGCTGCATCATAAAGTCAcagtctccttctctccccacaccctcccaCTTGGCCCTGTTCCCTCAACCAGGGACCCGGCGAACCTGCAGATCCTTCAGGCCTTTGTGGAATGCCACCCGTTCGCCAACCTCAACCTGGTGCAGGCACTACGGTGAGTGAGCACACGGGCAGagagcagcaggggcctgggagtgGGTGCTCAGGCGTGGCTGCAAAGGCAAGCGAACACACGCCAGAGGGCCCGGCGCTAGGGAGACAGCTCAGAGCAGGGACGGAGCTTCCCAAGCATTCGTCTGGgaggggacccctgcccccattttcATACGTGGGTGTCCGACTGCACCAATGCAGGGGAAGCCACTTCCCGGGGCAGTGTCCCATTGCTGTGCAGTGCGTTGAGGAGTGTGACCCCCATTTCCCTGGGGGGATCTTGCTGCAATTCCCTGTGTTAGGGAAGAGCATCCTACTCTTTCATAGGTTGGCCCCCCTCCTTCCTCTTGGGGTGTCCCAGCATGGGGGGAGAGGGCCTGCTGTTTTCAGGGGTGGCCACGTGGGCAGTGTCTGTGTGCTCTGGGAGAGGgatccccccaccaccacccgggCGTCTCATTGAGCTCTCACATTGCCCATGCGGGCTTCTCCTCGGGCTCTTGTGCACTACCAGCAGAGGGAGCCTGTGTCCTGAGGCAGGCGTCTCATTTGAGGCTGTGCACTGGGGAGCGAGGTCCCCGTTTGCTAAGAGAGCGTCCTGCTGGATGCCCacgtggtggggagagaggcccTGGGCTCTGGAGCAGGCATCTTGTCCTGCTCCCttgttttgggggagggtttCCGTTTCTGAAGGACAGTGTCTAGTTGTTgccctaggagctgagggaagggTTCCCTGTTTCCCAGGCTGGGTGTCTCATTGGGTGCTGAGGGAAAAGCTGCCTGGGTCCTAGGCTGGGTGTCCCTAGGCTTGGGAAGAAAGGGGCCCCTGTTGCACATAAGGATGTCCTGTTGCCTTCCCTGTGTGGAGGGAGGACCCCCGCACATCCATGGGAGGAAGGAGGGCGCCCCAGTGTATTAGGGGCGTGGAGCCTGCCTGGCCATTCCGTGACTAGCCCACGGGCCTGGTGTCCTTGTAGGCAGTTCCTGTGGAGCTTCCGGCTGCCCGGGGAAGCCCAGAAGATTGATCGGATGATGGAGGCCTTCGCCAACTGGTATTGCCAGTGTAACCCGGGAGTCTTCCAGTCGACAGGTAGTTGCAGAGGTGGGGAGTGGGGATGAGCTGCCAGCATTGGCTCAGTTGTTTGCTAAAGAGGGGCCATGATCCACCACTCACAAAATATAGTGTTTGAGCAGTAGAGGCGGCACCTCCAGCTTTAGCTTCCCTTCGATCGGGTGATTTGGCCCCGGTCCCCTGTCACTTCTGCCAGTTCCTACCCTTAGGTGGCTTTTCTAGAAACAGGGGACAATCCTGCTCTCCGCTTCACTGACAGAAACCCACTGGGCCATGCGTGGAAGTCAGTCGAGTCTACGTggattgaccccagctggggatcattaatgatttggatgatgagatggatttcaccctcagcaagttcgtggatgacactaagctggcggggagaggtagatacgctggagggtagggatagggtccagagtgacctagacaaattggaggattgggccaaaagaagtctgatgaggttaaacaaggacaaatgcagagtcctgcacttaggacggaagaatcccatgcactgctacaggctggggaccaactgactaagcggcagttctgcagaaaaggacctaggggttacagtgggtgagaagctggatatgagtcaacagcgtccccttgttaccaagaaggctaaaggcatattgggctgcattagtaggagcattgccagcagattgagagacgtgattattcccctctcttcggcactggtgaggccacatctggagtactgtgtccagttttgggcccccccactacagaaaggatgtggacaaattggagagtccagcggagggcaacaaaaatatttagggggctggagcacatgacttatgaggagggctgagggaactgggcttgtttagtctgcagaagagaagagtgaggggggatttgatagctgctttcaactacttgaaagggggttccaaagaggatggcgctcggctgttctcagtggtggcagatgccagaacaaggagcaatggtctcaagttgcagtcggggaggtttaggttggatattaggaaacactttttcactaggagggtggtgaagcactggaatgggttacctggcgggggggtagggggtggaatctccatcctgataggtttttaaggcctcgcttgacaaagccctggctgggatgatttagttggggattggtcctgctttgagcagggagttggactagatgacctcctgaggtctcttccaaccctaatcttctatgattctgtgatctagCTCTAGTTTGTAGTCTCTTACCTACAAAAGGAGTTGCCTCTTGTTGCCTTGATTTCCCGTTTCCTCCCCTGTTATGTCTGAtctcttcttccttctttccCCTTGTCAAtcgcctctcctcctccttcttgccactctccttcctttcccctcatGCCACACTCCATCATCACTGTCCCTCTTCAGGCAGTTGGCTCCAGAAGCCTTGCCAGCACCCGACAGCTTAGGATAGTGGCTCCTCGCCATCTGACAGCAGCAGTGCTGTTGGTGATCTGCACTCAGGTAGCTGAGCCATTATAAAGCCAGCCCAATCCATTCTGTCCCAGCAGCGAAAAAGCCTGTCACCACCATCAGGCTTGTGTCTTTGGCCCACAGCTCCACATCCTGGAATGATCGGCCCAGGCCACCCCTCTGTCAGTGTATTCCTAGCACCCACCGGTCATGCTGCACGTTCCAGCATTTCATACTGTGTCCCAGCGACTGTGTCCTCCCACCACGACGCTGTCCTAAATCAGCATCTGTGCTGCAGGTCAGACAGAGGTTCTCAACcgatttaccattgtgggctgcatccaatactaTCTGTGTGGCCCCGAGGATGTCATATGgcccacagctgtgtgctgattgggccgcaagtggcccatgggccacaggttgagaaccactggtgatcatgatggtcccttctgaccttaaagtctatgagcatCGACAGCCACCTGTGCTAAATCAGTGTCTTCACATAATGGCGCAAGGTTAAGGAGGCAAATAAATGTCACACCCTCCACCTGGGATTTGTGTCCCCTCCACACGCAGATGCGGGCCTTTGACAGGCCCCGTGTGCCAGCCATCAGACCCCAGTGGGGTGAGCAGCCTCTCCCTGCTTTCCGAGGGCTCCATGGGATCCAAGTGCTCAGTACTGGAGACCAAAGTAACAGGCAATCCAAGGGCCATTAGCAGATCGCAGGCAAAGGGAGAcagcctcctcctgctgcaggaggaACCTTGCTAGAGCCCCAGTGGGAACGGTGAAGCCTCCCCTCAGAACCCCAGGGGCACGGTTCCCCCTGCAGGGGTGTCTGGAGTGGTGATGCTGCCAGGcacccacacagccctgggcGCTCTCTCGCTCACCGGCAGATACGTGCTATGTGCTCTCCTTCTCCGTCATCATGCTGAACACCAGCCTGCACAACCCCAACGTGAAGGACAAGCCCCCCTTCGAGAGGTTTGTGGCCATGAACCGAGGCATCAACAATGGAGGGGACCTGCCTGAAGAGCTCTTGCGGGTAAGTGCTCCTGCCTGCTCACCTGGCCTGCTGCTGGGTACTGAGCTGGGAGAAATACCCAACCCAGCCAAAGACATCATCAGTACCTCTCCCTGGGGCATCGTGCTAATTTCTGGGTGGCCCCTTCCTGGAGCATCCATGGTCTCCATGAGTGGGAGAGTCCATATATTCCTCCTTCCTCAGTGGTTCTGGAAGTGCAAGGAGACAAGGGCCTGCTAGGCCTAAGGTGCGTCACCCcacagggttgccaggtgtctgtttttttACCGGAACTCCTGGTAGAAAAGGGACCcaagtggctctggtcagcagtgctgaccaggtCGTTAGAAGTCCGGTTGGTGGCACAGCGagactaaggcagactccctgcctactGTGGCTCcccgcggctcccggaagcagcggtaTGTCCCTCAACCCCAGCTCCTTGGCGCAGGGGCAAccaaggggctctgcacactgcccctgccccaagcaccagctccacagctcccattggccgggaattacgcagccagtgggatctgcgggggcagcaccagcGGACATGGCAACGCAcaaagctgcctggccatgccttcACTTAGGAACCATagcggggacatgccactgcttccaggagctgcctgaggtaagttcTACCTGGAGTCTACTCCCCTCATCCACCCCacgccctgccccccgccccagtcttgatccccctcccaccctccgaacccctcgatcccagcctgaagcaccctcctgcaccccaaatccctcatcccctgccccacaccagagcctgtacccccagccagagccctcacccctccaccccaacgccctgccccagcccagagccccctactgcaccctgaacccctcatttctggccccaccccagaactcacatccccagcccagagccagtaccctctcccataccccaaccccttgcctcagcccggcgccccctcccatactctgagtCCAAAGCCCTTGGTTCCACTCCCCAGcacggagccctctcctgcactccaaacccctcatccccggccccaccccagagcccgcacccacagccagtgccctcaccccctcccactccccaaccccctgagctagcccgtgaaaatgagcaagtgagtgagggtggggagagcgagcaacggggggggcgggaatggagtgagcgggggcagggtctcagaggaggggtggggcagtggcggggcaagggtgttgagttttgtgcgagtagaaagttggcaaccctagtcaccCAGCTGCTGAGGAAGGAGGAATAAGTGGACTCTCCCATGCTGGGGGACCAGGTGTGCTCCAGGAGTGGGGTATGGGTGTCTGGAAGATGAGAGAATGTGCTGTGGCTGGTGGACAGGGAAGGTGCATTGGAGAGAGCCTGCCAATGTGGCCTTGCTGGCCAGGgtgtgctgcagggcaggagagtGTGgggcttgtgtgtgtatgtgacagagagagagagcatcgGGTGCGCATGTGTGAGTGTGGTTAGCGGTGGGTgtgtctgtcggggatgtgtCGTGGTGCGTGTCTGCGAGTGTGTATCCGTGTGTGGCCATGCCTGCCTTTGTAGGGCTGGGACTTTCAATTTGCCTAATGGAGCGAGGCACCCAACGCACAGTAACTTGCCAAAAGAGCTGGGCACCTGACTCCCTTAGCCCCAGCCTTTGTctgtaagctgttcagggcaTGGTGTGTGTACACAGCCCGGTGCATCTgtgggatgatgatgatgatgatgatgatgatgatgtcattgTGGGCCAAATTATGaaccccttactcacactgagtagcaccCAGGAACATCCCCATTGACTCCCAGGGGACGACTCACGGAGTAAGGTGCTGACGGGAATAGGGGTCTCAGACCCTGGCTCTGCGATGCCATGTGTCTTTGCTGAGGGGCATTTGCTCAAGGAAGGACTCTGGCGTCTCTTTCTGCACACGTCGTGCCATTTGTAGCTCAGGTTTCTCTGATCCCGAATGGCCTTGTGCCCCTGGCCCAGCCTCAGAAAGCCCCAAGGGATTTATTTTACATGGTGAATTCCTGCATTGCCCGAGGGCCATTCTCCCTCTCGCTAGGCCTCCCTCTTCTGAGGACCTTGGTAGCACCCCCTGCAGGTTCACCCTCTGGCTCCCTTGGCAGCATCAGTACCCAGACGAGGATCCATACTTACAAGAGAGCATTGTTAGGCTTGGGCAAGGAAGAGCCTTAATGGCCAGGTTTCTAAAAGAGCAGAGCAGCACCCCGTGGCCCTTGTTCAGGGGCCTAAATGGGGGCAGAAAGTCTGGCCCTAGGAGACCAAATGCTGTGTGCGTACCCTGCTTTTCCTATGCAATTCCCAGAGCTGTGGAGACCAGCCACCGCATGGCTGAGTCTCAGGGAAGGCAGCATGACAGCTCCTCCCTTCTCACACGATAGCccgggggtgggagtggggggggaaggtTTAGCGACTCCTGCTCAGGTTTAGCCTGCGGAGAGGGGCCCTGCACAGTGCCGCGATTGTGACTCTTTCTTGGGGTGCCCAGAACTCTAAACCACTGTGTAACCCCCCTGTCTGTCCACCTCACCAACAAACTCCTCCAGACTCTGCCAGTCTTAGCCTGGCCTTGCTGGTAACATTCAGTGAACCCGTTCCCAAGCCCCCAGGAAAAGTGTTCCTCTGAAGCAACTAGCCCCGGCCCTGGATGCCCAGTGAAATGCCAAGTTTGCTGCTGCCTGCAAAGAGATAGAATCCACACCAGCCAGCTGAGGACACTCTTCACCTTAATACGCAGCACTGAGCTGGTCTGTAGGAAAACCAAGTCTAAGTGTCTGAACAGAGAACAGAGATTGAAGAGATCCTAAGCAAGAGGGAAagatggttacaaacaaaacaaaaagctcaCGTTTTTCTAGTGACTCAAACTTAACCTTAGCAAGCAGCGATCTTCGCCTAAACAGCTGTCACATCTCCCATCAAGCTATCAGCATCCCCAGCCCCTCGGGCAGGAGGACCCACCCGCTTCCCCCTTTGTTCCCTAAGGAATGGATAATGAAAGAGGCTCCTtgcttctttttatagtccagaAAACCTTTGAAACGTATTCTCTGAAAAGTAACCCCAAGGCTCCTCTCCTCAGCTGCTTGTTCTTTGGGGTGCAGGCCACAAGCCCGCTCCGCATCCTCTGGTCAATTTGCTTTCTCAGTTGGCTCACTCACTTTGGAGGCAAATGTACTTTCCTTGGCCTTTGCTTGTGATCAAGCCATGCTGTTGTCTCAGAGCTTGATCCATGCTGACAGGTAAAGCGACATTCCTTTCTCCAAGGCAGGCTTGCTTATCAACTGCCTCCACAAAATATTGTAAGAACGTATTGCCAGCATGCATACACAACTCTTTATA
The nucleotide sequence above comes from Caretta caretta isolate rCarCar2 chromosome 1, rCarCar1.hap1, whole genome shotgun sequence. Encoded proteins:
- the CYTH4 gene encoding cytohesin-4 isoform X1, producing the protein MDVCPTGSSDLSEAEEAEIDTIKKHRVALLEDIQKLKEEIAQVFAEIDCFQITEESKMVQRDKDLCMGRKKFNMDPTKGIQYLTEHKVLSSDLREIARFLYKGEGLNKTAIGDYLGERDPANLQILQAFVECHPFANLNLVQALRQFLWSFRLPGEAQKIDRMMEAFANWYCQCNPGVFQSTDTCYVLSFSVIMLNTSLHNPNVKDKPPFERFVAMNRGINNGGDLPEELLRNLFESIKNEPFSIPEDDGNDLTHTFFNPSREGWLLKLGGRVKTWKRRWFILTDNCLYYFEYTTDKEPLGIIPLENLSVRKVDDPKKPNCFELFNPNCKGQKIKACKTDGDGKVVEGKHQSYKISAATMEERDLWIEAIRTSITQDPFYDLVSARKKRIASKN
- the CYTH4 gene encoding cytohesin-4 isoform X2 encodes the protein MVQRDKDLCMGRKKFNMDPTKGIQYLTEHKVLSSDLREIARFLYKGEGLNKTAIGDYLGERDPANLQILQAFVECHPFANLNLVQALRQFLWSFRLPGEAQKIDRMMEAFANWYCQCNPGVFQSTDTCYVLSFSVIMLNTSLHNPNVKDKPPFERFVAMNRGINNGGDLPEELLRNLFESIKNEPFSIPEDDGNDLTHTFFNPSREGWLLKLGGRVKTWKRRWFILTDNCLYYFEYTTDKEPLGIIPLENLSVRKVDDPKKPNCFELFNPNCKGQKIKACKTDGDGKVVEGKHQSYKISAATMEERDLWIEAIRTSITQDPFYDLVSARKKRIASKN